From the genome of Rhododendron vialii isolate Sample 1 chromosome 10a, ASM3025357v1:
TACAGTAGACGCGAATGCTAAACATAGAACTAATAAGCTGCATTCTGCCACCACAACAAAGCATTTTGTAGGCCCATGACCAAACTCTAGACAAAATTTTATCCCTCGGGGCTAAACTGTCAGCTTCAGGGATAGGAAGAATGCCCTGCAGAGTATTCTTAAGGGAAGCAGAAACCCCACAGAAGAAAACAGGACTCTTAGCCAGGTTAATGGTATTGATGTTAAGCCAATCTTATATCATCATGTATGATTTGATATTGATATTGATGTTGTTGTCAGACCGAGTTCAACCATCTCTCGCAAAATCAATTGAAGACTAATTGGTGTCAAGGAGGGCGTCACTTAAATCTTTTATTGCATTAGACATTGCGACCGCAAGTCTTTTTTAGAGCAGTCAGAGGCAGTGTTATTTTGTTCCCAATAGATCTGGCTACATTTCTTATTTCCTCCCATAATATATTGCAGTCTGTAACTACGATACTTTGGTTGTGATTACTCTTGTCACAACCTGTGGAAGCAGTTTACAAAACTAGAGGTCTCTGTCACTCTATCTTCAGAAGTCAAAGTAGGTATAAGTGTCCCTGCTTGTATCCCATAGGAATATATGCAACCAGTTTAATTTTAATCTTCTCCGCTTGACAGTTTCATTTCTTCTCCGACAAAGTGCACTTCTCTGGCTTGAATCCCTAACTTAACCTGTAGATTACCAGGTGGATTATTTCCAATCCTTACCCAACCCAAGAAGAAATTGAACGGGGATAAGGTCAAGTAAGGTGGGTTGTTTCTCCTCACCTGAATCAAGTGAGAGCTCGACCTCGTAGGTGGCTTAATTTCGTAAAAGCCATTTGAAGAGAAATACATCAGCTTCTATTTGGCTCATGTAAAGCCTTGAACTTCCCCACTCGGATGAAACCAGTGGGTGAGCATATCATGCAAGAGCATACACAAATAGCTGAGTCAATCTCAATCCTTCAACAGATGCAGCTAAGTTTTGGCTACCACAAATAGGTCCCTTACATCAAAGAGTTTTTGAGTTTCATCGCGGGCTAATTATGGATTGTATTTTACATTTTAGTATATCCGTCGTCGTCAGAATAAGTGTTTTTAAAAGATAAGAGGAATCAATTAGAATCAGTTGGGTAATATTTGCACCCGTGGTACTAATTCAATGCAATGTTTGGTCTTGGTAGGTTCATGGTGCATTTGCTGGATATAGCGGCATCACGGTTGGCATATGCAACACACACTATGTCTACCTTCCCATTCCTGAAGTCATATCTTACCCCAGGGTTGTTGACCCTAACAGCCGCATGTGGCACCGTTGCTTGACATCAACCGGCCAACCGGACTTCATCTGATTTCCAGCATTCTGTCTTATATTATAACACACCACTGGGTTGTGTAACTGGGAAGATTGATGAACAGAAGGCCAACTTGAAAAGGTTTCTGGGTACGTCTTCTTTTCACGGCTTCTTGTTGTAGAAATAATACGGCGGATGACAATCTTCAAAAAATCGGTGATTTTTGTAGCGCATGGTACTGCTACACAGATAATTCTCATAAGACTTATTTGATATGAGAAATTACATAGgaactacccaaaaaaatttgtaactcctgtaaaaaaaataatttaaggcCCATGTAACCCTGATTATTGTGTTCAGCAGGCATTTACAAAGCCCCATCTTTCAAGAGTTCGTTACTTTATGGTATTttgtactctctttttttttttttaaagcttggTTCGCTAAATTAGAGTTCATTTTGAGGAATGATATTCTAGAATATTAGTTCCTAGGTTCTGGTCAAAGTTGCACATCACCTCCTCTGTAAGTGTGAAAATTTTCCTTAAAACTTTGCTACATTTATAGTAGCCCTATCTAGATCCTGAATTTTCCTCTACAAATGGGAATGAATAAGATAGTTGCatacctccctctctctctctctggaaaatATGACTGGTCAACACTGCATATTGATGAATCATCTGAATTCTGACAAAACTAgtgatatttattttttaacattctTTTCTTTGATACTTCCCATGGGGTGTGAGTTGgagtgtttgaactttgaagtttCACTCTTATCCCTATTCCCTATGGGTAACAGTATCTACCATGTTCCTGCCATTACCTTATTTACCATCCCTTATTCTAATTGATACTATTTTACAATAGAGAAATTTATTTACGGCTTCGCATAATCTTAACCGTTCGTTCCGGCAATCAAtagtccggattttaaaaaaattattcgctaGAATAATTAAACTATTCTcgcgaatagtttttttgaaatctaaaccgtccaaGACACTTTTGGACTCACGTGATTGAGCGCCGTAGATTTTATTTACGGGTTGAAGTTTTCTCGTTTGACAATCCAGAGGAATTGACAAATTTATCTACTGTGTCTTTGACCAACCACTTTCTTACCATCCCTTACTAGTCTCTTGTCTCCACCAAGCACACTCGGAAGACTTCTCTGTTTTTTGGGTCTCGTGTTGATAATTGACAACACTAGGGCAGGTATATGGTACTATTTATAGGGCCCAAGAAACTTATgccttgtttgtttctttttgaaaaagaatttccaattcaaaaaatactcattacctctactttcaatcattatttttcaCTTATTACatttatcttcaatcattattctcatttctctatctatctctcttctttatctatctctcttcactcgttattctgatttctctctctatctcttttcactcattacctatattttcaattattacttacatttctctctctaatcataactccaaaaaaattcttaaattttttttaaaaattcatccaaacatagcattaaTTCCACTCCTGACGGTgacaccttttttttccccgaCGGTCAGGGTATACGGGCAAGCTTACATGCATTCTCCTTTCCCGGTCCTTCAAAGGCAGGTCATTCACCCCGAGACTAAAGAATTTACAAGAGATTTCTCTTTTGTGACCGGCCTAGCTCCAAGAGGTTGCAAAATTTTCGAATTCAGGATGTTTGGATTTGCAGTTTATCTCTATTGCCGCTTTGAGCTACCTTGTGGTTcactaacactttttttttatatgatatGGTAATTTATTCTCCAACATCATACACGATACAGTGATTTGTAGAGATCTCATCGCACCTACGTCTATCCCACTTATGTCGGGCTGAATCTTAGATCTCTCTGCATGCGCTCAGCGCCAGTAGATTTAGTCCATTTAAAGAGGAGATAGTCTCCCAATCGGTTATAGTAGAAGTTTGCACTTAAACATTGAGCAAAGGAATTCGAGTACTTGTCAATTAACCAATCTGGTGGTCACAATTGGTGGTGGACATATTAGATACTCCTACTATCTATTACACCGTCAATGCCCCAAGAAACTGGGAACACCTAGTGGGATTCCTCATGTAGCATAAAACTATATATCCATTATTAGACCAATCAATAAATTAGGGCTTAAGAATGAGAGAACGTGGAAAACCTCTGTACCAACTGATTTTCAGCCACAGGATTATGTTTAAAGATTCTATTGTTTAAAGAATCTTACATAATCTTACGGTTGAAAATAAATTGGTGCATGGGTACTCCGAAAATTGAATACAAAGAACTTGAGCCACATATCACTTGGACTAAATGCGGCCTtttgtgattaaaaaaaaaaagggatatgAATAGTTAAAGAATAAGGATATGAACAGTTTCCTTCACTCAATTTATTCAATTTATCATACTTGAGCACTTTGGGTGAATTACAAAATTCTTGTACACCAACTTcttcaacatttttcaattttgcgagagagagagagagagagagagagagagagagagagagagagagtataacCCTTAACTTATTTAAATGTCATATGGAAAACTGTTTCTGGACAAcggttttattattattttcttaggACGTAGTACAAGGGGGTGGTAACAAATACCCAAATGAATTCCAGATGAGGAAGGAAAAATGGTAATTCAAACACAGGTTTTCTCTCCTCCACTCTTTATCTCTACTTGTTTCCTTTTGTCCATTTtcactttcttctctttcaatAGAAGCTTACAACTGTATTTTCCCctaccaaaacaaaattttcagctTATTTCACCCCCCCACCTCTGTTGCCAGTTGAGACCTCTGATTATCATTAACAGCTGGTGCCTTACTTTTTCACCCTATAagcatgctctctctctctctctctctctgaatgcACCttcctaaccacaccaaaactctcATCCAACCAGACTGACTTGACTAGGGTGTgaaggagaaaacaaaaaatccacATTTCTCATGACTTGAAATCCTCTTGAGATAGTTTTCTCCTCTTTGTGTCTGGGCTATTATGTGAGGAATTTGCACATGACCCAACTGTTATATCATCACTTTTGCAGCTCAAGCATGCTGCATCCAGCACCCCTATTGGGCTTTGGGGAACTGATGATGGAATAGAGGCACTACCCATGTTTGTTGACCCTCTACTCAGTGCCAAATCTTGGATCAGTTGAAGACATTTCTGCACTCTTCCCTGCAAATTCcacaaatgaaaacaaaaccCCTTTCAGAAAATTAACCAGACATTCGTCGCAAGGCGAAGCAAAGATCCTTCAGTGGAGACTATAATTTAACATTACAGAAAAGTTCTTCCAGACGAATAGAAGGCGAAATGGAAGGGAAACTATATTTTTCCAAAGTTCAGGTGTGACAAGTAAATTTTTTAGGAGCATTTTTTCAAAGTTCGAGCTCGGCCGATTTGCCTacataaatgagccgagcttagCCCAGCCCAGCCCAGCCAAACTTCAGAGGGTTGAGgttggcttgtttactaaatgagcgTAGAACTCAGACTCGAACTCGGTTGAATTACTAAATGAGGCAAGCCTCGAACTGCTCGTGAGCAAGTCAATTCATTTGTTGCAACCCTACTTGTGGTTGCCACCAATATTTACCTTTCCTACAAGTATAAAGTAAGGCATTGCTTTGTCAATAGTAAAACCTTAAACATAGACAGCAAAAAAGCAAATTTGTCATGACTAGGGTTTTAATTCTGCAGGTACCTAAAGGTTTTATTTCTGTGGGCACCACCTATGTTTACCTTTCCCACAAGGATGAAGCAAGACATTGCTTTATCAATGTCTACTGCTTGTACTTCTCCTGAAACAGAAATTGCCACTGCTGCAGCAATCTCAGAAGGTCTGAATTCCAAGAAATCAATACCTGCATTCAATTTTCCCACCCATCACAAGATTGAACACTCAAAAAAGacttgacaccaaattaaactATAATATCCAACACAAAAATAAAGAGAACCTTTAATTGTGCTTAATATGAGTTGAATTGACCTAGAGATCAGAAACCCTGATTGGATTTGATCATCACCATTGATCTTTCCAATGAAGTAGTCTATGAAGGAACAAGGGGTGCAAGCTTTCATCTTCCAATTCAAACTGCTCATCACCAAAAGCTCCATTCTTCTTATGGTTTTACCTTCAAAAATAAACTTGGGTTCACCCACCTGTCCAGAATCCCACAACCCTAGCATAAATCAGATTAGGAAAGATTTTTCTAAAATGTAATAAAGTACTTATCAAACAGCGGTACAGCTGTCCCATCATGGCCTAAACGTCACACGGGTTAGACACTCGGAAACAGACTCTCTACTTGAAGGGGTAAAGCTGTGTACATCATCCCTTTCCGAGATGAGCTTCATGCACTTTTTTACTTATCAAACAGCAATGTGAACGCTGAATCAAATTTAGTGTtagattttttcttctcttcaccTGTAAATCTACAGTCAAAGGCACTGAAGTCTCCTCCATTTTTGCTGCTATTGACAAACAGGCTACAGCTAACAATTGCACTGTCCAAGTTTTAACTCTCTGTACACCAAAAGAaaagcagaaaagaagaaagggaaaggggaaaaaaaaaggtggagaagaaaataaagaggtaATCAGTATCCAGCAACACATATCAAGTTGTAATGAGAGAATAATTCTTAGCTAGGGGTCTCTATTTTGAGCTTACAGGCAGTTCATAAACAGATAGGAATCGATCCAAGTAATTGATTGACAGGCAGAAACTCAGTGGTCCAAAACTGTAATGAGCATGAGCCTGTTGAACACAAAACACACAACCCATTTCAGGAAATGGGTGGAAAACATAGAAATGAAAACAAATCCATTCCTAGATGCAGTGCCAAAGTGCCAGTCATTAATAGAATCAACATATCAATTGTTGACCGCATCGAAAATCGTCGAAACGGATTCAAATAACGTGTTTAAAGAACAATTTAAGCAAGTTAAAATTCCCAAGGGTTAAGTATGATGAATTCAAGTGAGCAACTTTTGATCAAAATGGGGTGAAATCTAGTACCAATTGCGAGAAAcatatttaaaattttagtaaCATTATGGAAAAACCAATGTCCAATGAAAAGTCAACAAACCCATTTGGGAAAGCTAATCAAAACATGCAAATGAATTAAAGTAATCAACCGAAATTTTCTTTTGTCGAAATGGGCAGAATGTAGTACCCATTGGAGGAAGCACaataaaaaagtacaaaaaagaattttaaaaaatcaaccaaagGACGAATACCCAATTGAGAAAAAGCAGAAAATCAACCAAAGGACGAGCACCCATTTGGGAAACagcaaaaaccaaacaaaaataaaaacaataaacccatttgtcttttttgggtaaatagcAATAAACCCATGGAGAAAACTAATCAAACAGACCTTTAAAATCCAATCCATGGCCTCTCTTCTCACGGCACCTAAATCCATGTCTCCACTTCTCACCCTCTTCAGATAATCATCTTTGGGCAAAtgccctctctctttctccaccaGCAAACAGAAACACTCTTCACTTAACAATGGCCAACCAATCAACGGCTCTGATCTATCATTTCCAAAACCCAGATTTTGATTAGTGGTTTCATCATGGGTTTGGTCAGAATCAAGATCATCAAAGCACACGTTGGTGGTTTCTGTACAGAGAAGGCTTGTCATTGTATAAAGCCTCAGTCTTTTGTTctgtagaaagaaaaaaaaaccctatctAAATCTCATCGGAATGAGATTGATTTATCTAAGCCTTGCCCCagattttttcatcttttgtaTAGCACTTGTGTTTTGCCAtaaaaccagagagagagagagagagagagagagagagagagagagagttgcagagagagagggccTATGCAGGAAATGAGCAAACGAGAGATTGGAGCAGAAAATGCCGTGGGTACTGCtcccacaaaaacacactgTATACAATATTTCATCCGTCCTTTTTAATTGTTTACTATAGTTTTGCATGTATTTTCAATGGCTTATATCTCTTTatgtatattatgttttatgtttttgaaattattgtcttatagaaaaaatgagctctatcaaacaagatccatattgcatattttaagCAATATACGTCGAGATATATAAGCCATTAAAAATATACACAAAACTATAATGGACAATTAAATAAGGACGGATGGAGTAAGTAGttaaaaaaattggcttttaACCTTTTTTCCCCTCAGCTTCAAAATGAAAATGCTCAAATTTAATCGAAGGCTTATGGTATAATTTGACATGAGAAACCTGTACGAATGTAACCTACGAAATTCTCCCTCTTCGGCCATGGTATCAAATTTGTACagaaaatttatagaaatggttcTCCTAATTTCACTCGAGTTTCATTTTCACCTCTACgaatcaattgcaactcttttgaccttcaagtttggttttcgtatcaagttggtccaattgataacgtttgtcagccaaactggagggaaaaaatcagattgaggacagacgttatcaattggactaaCTTAGTACGAATTGCAACGTCCAAATTGTcattaatctgattttttccgtTCAGTTTGGTCGACAGAAGTTATCAATTTAaccaatttggtacaaaaaccaaacttaaagctcaaaaaaattgtaattgatacttggaggacggAAGTGAGAATCGGAtaaaactaggaggaccatttatataaatttcccaATTTGTATcgtatatataaaaataataaatggagCTCAAATGATCTTAAAAGAATGCCAAACTTGAAGTCATAAAATGAACAGAGAGTCTAAGCTTCCCGACCaaaaatcccgatcggaatcccgacgctcTGCCGGGCACattccggccaccagacggctgatccgagccgtccaaaaattctaaaaaaaaaatccgagtgggcTCTCGCGGGAATAAAtagcatccgacgtgtgtagatggccgatccaaacaatccatttttgtgtttggatcggccaaaaatggagtgcttggatcggccatttacacatgtcggatgccgtATATTCTTGTGaaaggcccactcggttttttttttagaatttttggacggctcggatcggccgtccggtggccggaatgtgCCCGACGgagcgtcgggattccgatcgggaatCCTCCcgtcgggaactgtagcaccaCTGTAAAATGAAAGCAATGAATTACTATTTGGCAACTGCTGTCAAGTTTGGCGTGAGCTGATTACTGCCAAATCCATGTAAATTTGACTTAATGTTTGACAGCAAGATCGGAGAGAGCTTTGATGTAAAGTATGACCGTTGGGGTCTATGGGCGATTTAGCTCCCCTGTTGGAGTTGTTCTGAACAAGAGTGTTCAAGATGTTGTCCGGACTAATCCTGTGAGCACATGTAGTCTGCTCGATCAGCTATTTAATAAGTAGGCAATACACCTTCCGTATCAGTCTAAGTCAGGGTGCACAATATTATTTTGCTCGTTCGCATTTTTCTCGACAACATAGTTACATTAAAACGATCATAAAAATCTGTTGACATGATAATAGGTTTTTTTATACGACTTGAACATATTTAGTCCAACCACATAAACTTAATGAATTTATCGTAAATGAATAGCTTATTTTGATAACTAAAACTCATGAATCTTTAGGCCTTTTATGTGGATATACATCGAAAAGATAATGTTTATCGTTTGTTTCATTGAAAATAAATCAAACataattttatttgtattcAACGACTGATTTAAATTTTTATGGTTCATAAATATACTGGTATAACAAAAATGATGAACTGAAATTGGATCATTTTTACAATGGGCTCGAATCAATCAGATGGTCCATTGAACTACCCTATCTATCTAGAGGGTCAGGGAATAATTCTACTCAAACAAACACTTGTTGCATGAACTAGCAAATAAAAGCAGATCCTTATATTTCTGAAATTATGCACTGAgttacttaaaaataaaaaataaaatatcccCATGCTTTCGAAATTGCACTACAATTTATGACAACAATTGTCGGATGGGGAGCGTAGTTT
Proteins encoded in this window:
- the LOC131302391 gene encoding cyclin-D4-1-like, with product MTSLLCTETTNVCFDDLDSDQTHDETTNQNLGFGNDRSEPLIGWPLLSEECFCLLVEKERGHLPKDDYLKRVRSGDMDLGAVRREAMDWILKAHAHYSFGPLSFCLSINYLDRFLSVYELPRVKTWTVQLLAVACLSIAAKMEETSVPLTVDLQVGEPKFIFEGKTIRRMELLVMSSLNWKMKACTPCSFIDYFIGKINGDDQIQSGFLISRSIQLILSTIKGIDFLEFRPSEIAAAVAISVSGEVQAVDIDKAMSCFILVGKGRVQKCLQLIQDLALSRGSTNMGSASIPSSVPQSPIGVLDAACLSCKSDDITVGSCANSSHNSPDTKRRKLSQEDFKS